One part of the Ziziphus jujuba cultivar Dongzao chromosome 2, ASM3175591v1 genome encodes these proteins:
- the LOC107407531 gene encoding phenylacetaldehyde reductase isoform X1: protein MSEGEQKVVCVTGASGYIASWVVKLLLERGYTVKASVRDPNDPTKTEHLLSLDGAKERLHLFKADLLVEGAFDALVDGCKGVFHIASPVILSVNDPQAELIDPAVKGTLNVLKSCVKVPSIKRVVLTSSLASVAVNGRPLSPDVVVDETWFSDVVYCEQQKLWYMVSKTLAEEAAWKFAKENRIDLVTLHPGPVIGPLLQPTINFSVEALLKDITGTGAQTFPNAVYGFVDVRDVAYSHVQAFEVPSASGRYCLVERVAHLIEAFKILKELYPSLNVPEKCEDDNPLLPIYQVSKEKAKSLGVNFIPFEVSLKDTVESLKEKGFFLMCLD, encoded by the exons aTGAGTGAAGGAGAGCAAAAGGTGGTGTGTGTAACAGGAGCTTCTGGTTACATAGCTTCGTGGGTGGTGAAGCTCTTATTGGAGCGTGGATACACTGTCAAAGCTTCTGTTCGAGACCCAA ATGATCCAACGAAGACAGAACACTTGCTTTCACTCGATGGAGCTAAGGAAAGACTACATTTGTTTAAAGCTGATTTATTGGTTGAGGGGGCTTTTGATGCTTTAGTTGATGGCTGTAAAGGCGTTTTCCATATAGCATCCCCTGTAATCCTTTCAGTCAATGATCCACAG GCAGAACTAATTGACCCTGCAGTGAAGGGAACACTAAACGTTCTCAAATCATGTGTAAAAGTCCCTTCTATAAAGAGAGTGGTTTTAACATCTTCCTTGGCTTCAGTTGCCGTCAATGGAAGACCTCTGAGCCCTGATGTGGTAGTTGATGAGACATGGTTTTCAGACGTTGTATATTGTGAGCAGCAGAAG cTTTGGTATATGGTTTCAAAAACTTTAGCTGAAGAAGCTGCTTGGAAATTTGCAAAGGAAAATAGGATTGACTTAGTCACACTGCATCCAGGGCCTGTGATTGGTCCTCTCTTACAGCCAACTATTAATTTCTCTGTAGAGGCTTTGCTAAAGGATATAACCG GTACGGGAGCTCAAACATTCCCCAATGCAGTTTACGGATTTGTTGATGTTAGAGATGTTGCTTATTCCCATGTTCAAGCATTTGAAGTTCCTTCTGCCAGTGGAAGATATTGTTTAGTTGAACGTGTTGCACACCTTATTGAGGCtttcaagattttaaaagaactGTACCCTTCCTTGAACGTTCCTGAAAA GTGTGAAGATGACAACCCCCTGTTGCCAATCTATCAAGTATCCAAGGAGAAAGCAAAAAGTTTGGGTGTGAATTTCATTCCTTTTGAAGtgagtcttaaggacactgttgAAAGCCTAAAGGagaaaggtttttttttaatgtgtttaGATTGA
- the LOC132800548 gene encoding LRR receptor-like serine/threonine-protein kinase FLS2 — MVKSQLPSDHSKIVMGGHYQIRNTCIVTEAHFLKLKKLLDLDLSSNSFTLDVKSDRVLPFQVFSLAMSSCHLGPLSFPTWLKSQKQVYDVDFSNASISCSIPYWKYSIKHWKLCSSLCNNHLFGTIPTFLGQLSWLETLHLNDNKLYGQFPSSLQNLSSLETLNLGNNRLNGRIPPLIGKGFESLRILILRSNSFLGELPALLSNLSSLQVLDLAENQLTGSIPASFGHFKGQLQRYTKTLSLVTMLDLSGNNLSGDLPTEMTNLFGLVILNLSRNHFTGHIPKSISKLKQLSSLDLLDFRTKNTAKTKEKEA; from the exons ATGGTCAAATCCCAGCTTCCTTCAGATCACTCCAAAATCGTTATGGGAGGCCACTACCAAATCCGCAATACTT GTATAGTTACTGAAGCGCAttttttaaagctaaaaaaGCTATTAGATTTGGATCTATCTTCAAACTCTTTCACCTTGGATGTCAAATCCGATCGGGTTCTTCCATTCCAGGTCTTTTCTCTTGCAATGAGTTCCTGCCATTTGGGTCCTTTGTCATTTCCGACTTGGCTGAAGTCACAAAAGCAGGTCTACGATGTGGATTTCTCAAATGCTAGCATTTCTTGCTCCATACCTTACTG GAAGTATTCCATCAAGCATTGGAAATTGTGTTCATCTCTCTGTAATAACCACTTGTTTGGAACCATTCCTACATTCTTGGGTCAATTAAGTTGGCTTGAAACATTGCATCTCAATGACAACAAGCTGTATGGACAGTTCCCATCATCATTGCAAAACTTATCGAGTTTGGAGACCCTAAATCTTGGAAACAACAGATTAAATGGTAGAATTCCACCATTGATTGGGAAAGGATTTGAAAGTCTAAGAATTCTTATCTTGAGGTCTAATTCATTTTTAGGAGAACTTCCGGCTCTGTTATCAAATTTAAGTTCACTACAAGTCCTGGATCTAGCAGAAAATCAGTTGACAGGTAGTATTCCAGCTAGCTTTGGACATTTCAAAG GCCAACTTCAAAGATACACCAAGACCCTCTCTCTTGTAACCATGCTAGACCTTTCAGGGAATAACTTGAGTGGAGATCTTCCTACAGAGATGACAAATTTGTTTGGTTTGGTCATTCTCAACTTGTCAAGAAACCATTTCACTGGTCACATTCCCAAAAGCATTTCAAAGCTGAAGCAATTGTCTTCTCTTGATCTGTTGgattttagaacaaaaaacacagcaaaaacgaaagagaaagaagcttaa
- the LOC132800547 gene encoding uncharacterized protein LOC132800547, which translates to MQILNLRREFETLRMKDFELVKDFIDRLMKVVNQIRILGEELGDRRVVEKVLVNLPEKFEAKISSLEKSRDLNHISLSELVNALQATEQRRSIRQEETSESAFLALRKGKAPANNNQRKQQSGGSNVKGKCGVGTSREGERKKFTKCSYCKKDNHPEKYYWFRLNVQCRVCKQIGHIEKVCKNKGGLVQQAHQVQVADEAWKSEERLFVATCYVENGNKEAWLVDSVCTQHMIHDVDLFKTLDRRFVSKVQIGNGDFIQLQSKGEVAVETSTEYVGCIFRNKKFEVAEIFTSFKAMVESQAKCSIKVIRSDNGTEYIAQKFELKCKELEFNIS; encoded by the exons atgcagATTTTGAACTTAAGAAGGGAGTTCGAAACTTTAAGAATGAAGGATTTTGAGTTGGTAAAAGACTTTATTGACAGACTTATGAAGGTAGTAAACCAGATCAGAATTCTTGGAGAGGAGCTAGGAGATAGAAGAGTGGTGGAGAAAGTGCTGGTCAACTTGCCAGAAAAGTTCGAAGCAAAGATATCATCCTTGGAGAAGTCAAGAGACCTGAATCATATTTCTTTGTCAGAGcttgttaatgctttacaagcaactgaacaaagaaGATCTATAAGACAAGAAGAAACCTCAGAAAGTGCTTTTTTAGCATTACGAAAAGGTAAGGCTCCAGCAAACAATAATCAAAGGAAGCAGCAAAGTGGAGGAAGTAATGTCAAAGGAAAATGTGGTGTTGGTACAAGCAGAGAaggtgaaagaaagaagtttacGAAGTGCTCTTATTGCAAAAAGGACAACCATCctgaaaaatattattggttTAGGCTAAATGTTCAATGTAGAGTTTGCAAACAAATAGGacatattgaaaaagtttgcaaaaacaaaggaggACTAGTGCAACAAGCACACCAAGTACAAGTTGCTGATGAAGCATGGAAAAGTGAGGAAAGGCTGTTTGTTGCTACATGTTATGTAGAAAACGGCAAcaaagaagcttggttggtggataGTGTCTGCACTCAACATATGATTCATGATGTTGATCTCTTCAAGACCTTGGATAGAAGATTTGTTTCCAAAGTGCAAATAggaaatggagattttattcaACTTCAAAGCAAAGGAGAAGTGGCTGTGGAAACTTCAACag AATATGTTGGGTGTATTTTccgaaacaaaaaatttgaagttGCTGAGATTTTCACTAGCTTTAAAGCCATGGTAGAAAGTCAAGCAAAATGTAGCATTAAGGTGATAAGATCTGATAATGGGACTGAATATATAGCTCAAAAGTTTGAGTTGAAATGCAAAGAACTGGAATTCAACATCAGCTAA